Proteins encoded together in one Tepidibacillus fermentans window:
- a CDS encoding recombinase family protein, which produces MQNHAMNLFDQLDPMSQAGTQKRAAIYARVSTTEQAEEGYSIDEQVRVLREMCEREGYIVYKEYVDRGISGKDIKGRPALQQLLYDAQYKSFDVVLVWKMNRLSRKLNDLMSIIEKLKTKNIAFRSYTERYETESPSGKLLFHMMGAIAEFERDNISQNVKMGMIARAKEGSWNGGQVLGYDVVSVPSDNRKRKTSKLVINEKEAQTVRKIFNLYIQGNGYKSIANRLNKEGYRTKKNKAFSINGVKTILSNPIYAGYIRYNVRRDWNEKRRNNINPNPVIVKGQHEPIITEEIWEKAKNIMKNRSGKPNRIHSGEFPLTGILKCPVCGAGMVLGRTTNRNKDGTKRVLEYYVCGAWKNKGTAVCHSNSVRTDYADKYVLQKLAELANNDVLIQRIVENINRKNKDGLTPLQQEYETLKKSLSTIQTKKDKVLGLYEDGVITKDDLVSRLSSLNDEKERLEERLTPIEEQMVQGGIPNINFRVVKQVMQNFMTAYKEALTQEQRKQLLHLLIHQITISENRKIDTIQIQLNKEVVKHFTIKGEESSSTMDELSPPFSIFINL; this is translated from the coding sequence ATGCAGAACCATGCAATGAATCTGTTTGACCAGCTTGACCCAATGAGCCAAGCTGGAACACAGAAACGAGCTGCTATATATGCTCGAGTCTCGACTACTGAACAAGCAGAGGAAGGATATAGTATTGATGAACAAGTTCGCGTTTTGAGAGAAATGTGTGAGCGCGAAGGATACATTGTTTACAAAGAATACGTTGACCGTGGGATAAGCGGTAAGGACATTAAGGGTAGACCAGCACTACAACAACTTCTCTACGATGCGCAGTACAAGTCTTTTGATGTGGTGTTGGTGTGGAAGATGAATCGATTATCAAGAAAATTGAACGACCTAATGAGTATTATTGAAAAATTAAAAACCAAGAATATTGCTTTTCGTTCATACACTGAAAGGTACGAGACAGAATCGCCTTCTGGTAAATTGCTATTTCATATGATGGGAGCTATTGCAGAATTTGAACGCGATAATATATCTCAAAACGTAAAGATGGGTATGATTGCAAGAGCGAAGGAAGGTTCATGGAACGGTGGACAGGTACTCGGGTATGATGTGGTGAGTGTGCCAAGTGATAATAGAAAAAGAAAAACATCTAAACTAGTAATCAATGAAAAAGAAGCACAGACGGTTCGGAAGATATTCAATCTTTATATACAAGGAAATGGATATAAGTCCATTGCCAATCGATTGAATAAAGAGGGGTATCGAACAAAGAAAAATAAAGCATTCTCGATTAATGGTGTTAAAACCATACTAAGCAATCCAATCTATGCAGGTTATATCCGATACAATGTCAGAAGAGATTGGAACGAAAAAAGAAGAAATAACATTAATCCAAATCCAGTTATCGTAAAGGGGCAACATGAACCTATTATTACAGAAGAAATATGGGAAAAAGCCAAAAATATTATGAAAAACCGCTCTGGTAAACCAAATCGAATCCACAGTGGCGAGTTTCCTCTCACAGGTATTCTAAAATGTCCCGTATGTGGAGCAGGTATGGTATTAGGAAGAACAACTAACCGAAACAAAGATGGAACAAAACGAGTATTGGAATATTACGTCTGTGGGGCATGGAAGAACAAAGGAACCGCTGTTTGTCACTCGAATAGCGTGAGAACGGACTATGCTGACAAGTATGTTCTACAAAAGCTAGCAGAATTAGCCAACAATGATGTATTGATTCAGCGCATTGTTGAAAATATTAATCGAAAGAATAAAGACGGCTTAACCCCACTACAACAAGAATATGAAACACTAAAAAAATCGTTATCTACCATCCAAACGAAAAAAGACAAAGTACTAGGTTTATATGAGGATGGAGTGATTACGAAAGATGACCTTGTTAGCAGGTTATCCAGTCTGAATGATGAGAAGGAGCGGCTGGAGGAACGACTTACCCCAATCGAGGAACAAATGGTGCAAGGTGGTATCCCAAATATAAACTTTAGAGTAGTCAAGCAAGTCATGCAGAATTTCATGACAGCCTACAAGGAAGCTTTAACACAAGAACAGCGTAAACAACTGTTGCATCTGTTGATTCATCAAATTACCATCTCGGAAAACAGAAAAATTGACACGATACAAATTCAACTGAATAAAGAAGTAGTGAAACACTTCACCATTAAAGGAGAAGAGAGTTCATCAACAATGGATGAACTCTCTCCTCCTTTTTCTATTTTTATAAATCTGTAA